Proteins encoded by one window of Deltaproteobacteria bacterium:
- a CDS encoding tetratricopeptide repeat protein: MKSKNKFAQFIAMLVAVALVGTHADMALAADVNVARAKKHFKQGQVHYANGEHGKALEQFEAAYSYKELSGFLFNMGQCHMELKQFDMALKRYNQYLRESPKARNRDKVEDLIRTATAANVVAAKKVIASKPPQKAAPVKTKPAVAKKSTTQVKPTLANAKVAKQPQGPTIKVIQASPVDELPLAPLVVPIQDPALSALTPSSDLVKTMVEQPDSIYESWWFWSIATSVVAASISAVVLTQSGPTQQMVAPSGTLGTIDRR; this comes from the coding sequence GTGAAATCCAAAAATAAGTTTGCGCAATTCATCGCTATGCTCGTGGCCGTTGCCTTGGTTGGCACCCACGCGGATATGGCTCTGGCTGCCGACGTTAATGTCGCTCGTGCCAAGAAGCATTTTAAACAAGGCCAAGTTCACTACGCCAATGGTGAACACGGAAAAGCGTTGGAGCAGTTTGAGGCGGCCTACAGTTACAAGGAGCTTTCTGGCTTTTTGTTCAATATGGGCCAATGTCATATGGAGCTGAAGCAGTTCGATATGGCACTCAAGCGTTACAACCAGTACCTCAGAGAAAGTCCAAAGGCCCGTAACCGGGATAAAGTTGAAGACCTAATACGTACTGCCACAGCAGCTAATGTTGTAGCTGCGAAGAAAGTCATTGCGAGTAAGCCTCCTCAGAAGGCAGCTCCCGTAAAGACCAAGCCTGCCGTGGCCAAAAAATCAACAACTCAAGTAAAGCCAACCCTTGCGAACGCGAAGGTTGCGAAACAGCCACAAGGTCCCACGATTAAAGTTATTCAGGCATCGCCTGTTGATGAGCTGCCTTTGGCTCCCCTCGTTGTCCCTATTCAAGATCCTGCACTTAGTGCGCTCACCCCTTCATCGGACTTGGTGAAAACCATGGTTGAGCAACCCGACTCTATTTATGAGTCATGGTGGTTTTGGAGTATTGCCACATCTGTAGTTGCCGCAAGCATCTCAGCTGTTGTTCTGACTCAAAGCGGCCCCACGCAACAAATGGTTGCACCTTCAGGAACTCTTGGAACCATCGACCGGAGATAG